From Phaeocystidibacter marisrubri, the proteins below share one genomic window:
- a CDS encoding polysaccharide biosynthesis C-terminal domain-containing protein: MKIAVTGASGFIGKNLISRLQRLEEVELVEITRNTSVDDYSSLLENVDVIYHLAGVNRPKTEEEFTTGNTDLTEQLIRHLGGEKCPVFVMSSSTQALIDNPYGISKKRAEDLVVEATNQGKLKGVIYRLPGVFGKWSKPNYNSVISTFCHNVAHGKPLEIRDPNYTFPVVYVDDVVEQFLEQISHDSVENECKYEEIRTVFNVSLGYLAKTISSFPTNRETLIAPAVGDTLTKYLYSTYLSYLPEDQFAYPMELKVDNRGDLFEWIKSEAFGQVFISTTKPGITRGNHYHHTKTEKFLVIRGEAVIRFRHIFSDRVIEYPVNGKEPKVVDIPTGYTHNITNVGDTELITLFWANEIFDQNRTDTYFLEV; the protein is encoded by the coding sequence ATGAAGATAGCCGTTACAGGAGCCAGTGGGTTTATAGGGAAAAACTTGATTTCCCGTTTGCAAAGACTGGAAGAAGTGGAGCTGGTAGAGATTACTCGAAACACATCTGTTGACGATTATTCAAGCCTATTGGAAAATGTAGATGTCATTTACCATTTGGCAGGGGTGAATCGTCCCAAAACGGAAGAGGAGTTTACCACCGGAAATACCGATCTAACGGAGCAGCTCATCCGTCATTTGGGAGGTGAGAAGTGTCCTGTTTTTGTCATGAGTTCTTCCACTCAGGCGTTGATAGATAATCCGTACGGCATTAGTAAGAAGAGGGCAGAAGATTTGGTAGTTGAAGCTACAAATCAAGGTAAATTGAAAGGTGTGATTTACCGATTGCCCGGTGTTTTTGGCAAGTGGTCAAAACCGAATTACAATTCAGTTATTTCTACATTTTGTCACAATGTAGCTCACGGTAAACCATTGGAAATTAGAGATCCTAATTACACGTTTCCAGTGGTTTATGTAGATGATGTGGTAGAGCAGTTCTTGGAGCAGATTTCACATGACTCCGTCGAGAACGAGTGTAAGTACGAAGAGATTAGAACGGTTTTCAATGTTTCTTTGGGATATCTGGCTAAAACGATCTCCTCATTTCCTACCAATCGAGAAACGCTTATTGCTCCAGCTGTAGGCGATACCCTTACCAAGTATCTCTATAGTACCTATTTATCCTACCTTCCAGAAGATCAGTTCGCTTATCCGATGGAACTCAAAGTGGATAATAGAGGAGATCTTTTTGAATGGATTAAGTCTGAGGCGTTTGGACAAGTCTTTATATCCACAACTAAACCGGGAATCACGAGAGGGAACCACTATCACCATACGAAGACCGAGAAGTTCTTAGTCATTCGAGGAGAGGCGGTCATTCGATTTAGACACATTTTCTCAGATCGAGTAATTGAATATCCCGTAAACGGCAAAGAACCTAAGGTGGTAGATATACCAACGGGATACACGCATAACATCACAAATGTTGGTGATACGGAGTTGATCACCCTTTTCTGGGCCAATGAAATTTTCGATCAGAATCGAACAGATACTTATTTCTTAGAAGTATGA